Genomic DNA from Anguilla anguilla isolate fAngAng1 chromosome 17, fAngAng1.pri, whole genome shotgun sequence:
catcttcctctgactcatgtctgccTGAGTCTGACTTGCGAACTGTGGTATAAGAAGCggtggctgacatcacatgcttcagagaaGAGCACGTTTGTCTGTGTTCTCCCAAAATGATGGCTGAGGTTATGATAACCCCTGCTGTTTGGACATGATTGGCAAATtgggaagagggagaaagagcattaattaaaaaatgtcctgaaattcatgtttttaaaagctggCTTTGTGTCCGAATGGGGCACTCCACATCAAGATCTTAATCTGCACTGGAGTAATGGTATGTTCCAATGCCTAACACAGGAAAGCATGCCTGTTGCAGCATTACAGTATTACACagtttctacttttttttttcaactcatTCAGCTGCTTAGTTACTTCTTTAAATTGCTTCTCCAACTGCCCGATGTGATCTTCCAGGGAATTCACTTGTGTTTCAGGTTCTTTAGGTTGGTTGGCACGCTGGGGCTGATGGTCATCTTTTGGTTCGGTTAGCTTCTCAAGTAGCTCTCTTAGTTTTTTTATCTCCTTTCCAAGTAGGTCCTTTTGGATGATTAGTCTCATTTCAAACTTTGTATTTGATTCTGAAAGCTgctgtttaaatgaattaaattgttctgcttgttttcttgcatCTGCTTCATATTTccccttcatttttttaaaaattttttcatGGTACTCCTCCATTTCTTTACGTtcactttcttctctttctctcctggcCACATCTTCCATCTTTCTCTTCCGGCACTCTACTTCTCGTTCCCTCTCAAATTCCTTCTGTAGTCTTGCCAgcatttctctctcctcctctcttctctgctcATCCTCTTgatctcttctctctctgtcctgttttctttccttgtcCCATTCCTCTTCTTGTTTTTTCAACTGCCTTTTCTGTTCTTCAAGATTCCTCTCCATCAGTTCCTCTTtatctctcctttccttttctctcctttgtctttcttttttcctttctttctcaaaCTCATCCCTCATTATCTTTTGTTTCTCATCCCactcttttctctcttgctcttctttctgtctccttctcttctcttcttcctctttctttatctgttccatttttctttcctgttcccATTCCTCAGCTCTTTTCTTCATGTCTTCTTGtatctcttttttctccttttctgtgtctttcattttctgtttccactcccttctttctctccactCACGGtttttcctctcctgctcctctctatctctctttttcttttcttctgcttGCTTGTCCTCAAATTCTTTCCTTtctctgctttgtttttctaTCATCTCttgtctctgtttctcctctctttttaccctatttttttcctcatcttccCTATGTTTCAACTCCTTTTTCATTCTagatttctctttctctatcttaGCCATTTTCCCCTTCCACTCTAattcttgtttttcctttttctttttctcttcctcatctcttctttctttttcctttggctctctttttttccactctttgcattctttctttaaatgttcTTCTTTGTCTTTCAGCTCTTTTTCCCAAcgttttctttcattctcttcTTGAAGTCTTTGCTCTTCCATCCTGCTCTGCATCTCTTTAATCTCCCCTTCATGTTTTGACATCAgcacatctttctctctctgcatctcttcctccttctctctcagtaTTCTTTCACACTCTTTCTTTATGGTCATTTCTGCCTCCTGGAACATCGCATTGGTGTAGCAGCCACCTCCGTTCTTCCTCACCATCATGTCTATCTTACCCAGCAGCTCAGGCACTTGGGTGCAATTGCTCTTGTCTTTATTATTGAAGACATGAAACCTGTTTCCACAGTCTTGAATCTGATTCTGGAGTGTAATGTTGCTCCTCTGAATGTAACTATCAATGGATTCATTAAGATCATCCCCTCTTGTGAAAATGACTATGgtgaacatttcagcatttttaccAAAGGTACTCTTAATGAGCTGCAATGTTTCCATCTCCTCCTTTGTGAATCTTCCAATCTGTAGAACTATGAGGAACACATGAGGTCCTGGGGCTAAAAAGGAGATGCATTTGGCCATTTCCTGCTGGACCTCCTCATTAGTAACTTCTGTGTCAAAGAGACCTGGTGTGTCAACTACAGCAACACGCCTGCCTGCTACTTCTCCTACTTCTTTCTTACAGCGGGTTGTCACTGATGTTGAACTGGGCTCAGACAGGAACTCCTCCCTCTGCAGTATGGTGTTTCCTGTGGCACttttcccacttcctgtcttccccACGAGCACTATCCTCACACAGTCCGAGTTCTGATCTTTACACTCAGCACCTGCAAAATGAAGAAACACAGTATAACTCAGAGAAATTTCAGACAGTTAAGAGCACCACAAATATATCCTGCACTATCCTATGACAATTATGCAGACAATTTCATAATATATAATTACCAGGTTCAAGAATGTCTGTATTAAGGatgcatacaaataaatactaagttcattatgagtgtgtaagcaGTACATTTAACAAACATGACAAACTGCAGGTGGAAACCACCTACTAAGACGAGTGTTGCTAAATTGGTTTGTTGGTGACATAAAGTCGTTTCCGTGACCCTCACATCTTACACTTAACAATAAGTGAATAATTTCCATCAAAGAATGCTTGATGTTCAGTGGAACTCACTCCAGCAGTTGAGGTGCACAATCACAGTATCAGATGAGTGCATATTGCACACTACTGACCCAGACAGACTGCAGAACCTCAATCAGGCAGCAGAGGTGCTCTTACTCATAAAGACTGCAATAACACTGTTGAATGTGTCCCTCACTTCCTGGGTGATGCTAAAACAAACTGTGATTTCCTGCCAGGCTGCATGTCAGAGTCAGGACAGGAATTCTCTGGCATGGATAGAATTCACTGGCATAGCTGGAATTCACTGGCATGTTAGAATTCACTGGCATGGTTAGAATTCACTGCTATGGATAGAAGCCAGTAGATTAATGGCAAGTAAGAAGGACTGAATGGCCTGACTGGTCTGTTTTCAAGAGTTATTACATTCTTAGGTTCTTAATTTTCTGGGTACAGTATAAAGCTATGCTTTAACAGGACAAATCTCAGTAAAATATGGAAATACTTATTTCCATAAGATAAGTGAAAGCAAATTGAAAAGTGTTATTCATGAATCATATGAATTTACATGGAAAATAGTtatcagctgcatttttttcatcccATACCAATTCTGTCCACTGGTTGAATATGCATTTTGTGTCAGTGTTGCATAATTAGTACTATGTTAATATGACCAAACAAATAAGGAACCCCTCAAAATTTACCCAGTGATTTGTGCTTGATAGTTTCTTCTAATTCTCTGATTTTCCTGTCCTTCTTCTCCAGCTGTGCCTCCCAATACATATCCATGGAAAAGCAACTTTCTGTTGCTCTATTAATCTCCTCTATAGCATTCAGAAGCTCTGGAACTATTGGGTCATTCACAATGTCTTGGTCGTTGAAAACGCAGAACCTGTTGCCACACATCTCTAGAAGCTCCTGAGTATCTTTATTCTGCTGCAGAAAGTCACGAACAGGTTGAGCATCTGGATATTCATGGGTAAAAAGGACCATCATGTAATCAGTCACTCTTGAGCCAAATATCTCCTGAAACCCTGTTATTTCTGCTTTGTCTTCATTAGTGAGGGGAACAGCTGGTATGACCAGGAGGAAGGCATGAACTCCAGGGCCacagagagaggtaaagaggCGAGACACAGTGGATGCAGAGAGCTGTGATTCACACAGAGTTGGCATTTCCACCACGGTAACCAGGCGACCACacacttctccctctctcctctcacacacTGAAGAGGGGCTGGGATCCACACTGGACCCCCTCTGTCTCAGGATGGCATTTCCTGCAGAAGTCTTCCCAGCTACACTGCTCCCAAACAACATCAAGTTCAATCTGTCAGCCACAGCCACTGGAATAAAGAGGAAGAGTCTGTCATCTTCTGACTTCTCACTGTTTTACTGGATTTTTATTGAACCACTTGCCTAGAATGCATTTCAGTATATCCTCAGTTTTCATAAAGACACAGGCATAATTCCCCAGCTGAGTTTCTGTCAATTTTTAGCTGTTTTTGTAGTAAATGGCAATAGTGAAATGAAGGTTAATGTGAAATGACCATTGCTTTGACCCATGAGTTGACAGTTTTTCAATAGCCAGTgatacattttcaatgttttctttaataattcAGAGAGCATTTTCTGTAGCCTTATTTTGGCAGTCTCTTTTCTTACCTTCCATTCGCTGTTGTTCTCTAGTCCGTGCCTGTGGTTTCTGCTTCCTCTCCATCTTCTGTTCAGTCCCCATCAGTGAGCCCTCTATCGCTCCTAGCGCAGCTGATTCTGGCTCCTTGAATATCTCACAGCTGAGAAAACCTCCTCCATTCTCCTCCACCATCTTCTCTATTTTCTTCATTAATTCAGTAACCTGGGTGCAATTAGTCTCATTGGTGTTCACTGCGTGACACCTTCCACTGCACTTCCCAATAACTTTGTCAACGGGATTACCAATGCTACGTGATCTTTTACTCCCCTGTATGAGCAGTACCACTGAATACGTAAAGGCCTCGTCACTGAAAGAGCACAGGATTCTCTTTAGTCTTTTGTTATCAAACCTGCCATTCTCCAGCACCAGCAGAAATGCATGAGGACCTGGGGCAGACAGGGTAACACACCTCTCTATCTGATAGAATAATTTCCTGTCAGGGAGCTCAGGGTCCAGTAAGTCTGGAGTGTTGATCAGAGCCACAGGCCTCCCATTCACCAGACCTTGTGCCCTCTCACACTGATCTTTTACTGAAAGAACCTTTCTGTCCAGGATGATATTTCCCACTTTACTCTTTACTTCTCCAGGCCTCCCCAGCAGCACAATCCTCAGCTCAGACACTGCAAAGTAGAACACCAGGGTTACTGTGAGAGAAAGCATGTTAACCCAGTATATGTTAACTACAGAAGGTTTTATCCACATGAAACTATTCCTCTGTCAATTAAGGATGCCTGCTAGTTGAGTTTAAGTTCAATTTTGCTCTGAAATCATGTGCAAGGATTTCATTCTCCAAGTTGTTACCATGGCACCTTATATAACATTAGGCCCCATTACCAGCATCAGTGACCATACTTTCCTCAATTCCACCTACAGTGACAGCTATTGAAATGAGTCTTCCTCATTTCATAGAATAATAGTTCCATTAATAACTTGAAAGCTGTTTCAGTAAGTGGTATACATATAATGTGACCTTTGCCAGCTGTAGACAATTTTTCTCAATAAATCATCCAAAGCAATTTGTCATTGTCACCTCAATGTATGGTACTATGGAAGAAGTCTGACTGTTCTCTGCACAGACCCCTGTGTATGCCATGTAGCTCAGCTAACTTTACTCACTCATTGGGGGTTCTTCAATACTCTTtccagcctatcccagcatgcactggacGAGAGACAGGAACAAATCCTagacaggctgccaatccatTTTAGGACACAcgcatcattcactcacacacttatacctacAGGCAACTTATAACCTCCAATTAGCCCAACTttcatgtctttggactgtgggaggaagcagaagtacccggaggaaacccacgcagacagaggaagaacatgcaaacttcacacagaaagatCCTGGCTGGGATCGACcgaatattaaataaatcaaattgttttttagGTTTTACCGGAATTGTTTATTACATATACTCACAGGAAATGTCCAATTTTTCTTCCTGGGTTTTCTCGTCTTCTCTCTTGCTATTTGCTCTCTCCATATCttgctcacttcctgtcactgGTGTTGATGTTGTACCTGATTCTGCCTCCTTATATGTCTCACAGATGAGGTATCTTCCATCATTCTCCATTACTACAGTCTTAATTCTTTCCATAAATGTAGTAATCTGAGCATGATCCATCTTGTCTATATTGTTGAACCTGTGATACCTTCCGCAGCATTCTTTGATAAACAACTCAATGGGATCCCTTTGTTCATCAATACAATCATCTGCTTTTTTGCTTTCATGGGTGATCAGTACCATTGTGTAGTTAAAGGCCTGATCACCCAAAGTGGTCAGAATCTtcctcattctgtctctgtccttctgAGTAAATCCCTCAGGCTGCAGCACCAGCAGAAGCACATGGGGCCCagggtcagacagacagacacacgacTCAATCTGCTTGTCTATTTCAAGCTGAGAGATCTGGGGATGCAGTAAGTCAGGAGTGTGGATCACAGACACGTGTGTCCCATCCAACAGTCCTCCGgctctcacacactgctgttttattaaacagGGCTCCGTTTCAAAAACCTCTGTCCCCAGGATGATATTTCCCACTTTACTCTTCAGTTCCCCAGATCTCCCCAGCAGCACAATCCTCAGCTCAGACACTGCAAAGCAGGACACCATTTTTGCTATAAGACAAGGTGAAAgcattgtattttcatttaaatgtaaacttaTTAGAactttgtatacatttttgctggttcataattttgaaattttgagcatcaaacatttcatttcctgcattctggtgaatttttatgcaccaatctgtgccttttctgcatcaatttatggtggaaataaaagtcctctgcttctttcatgtttttattggggggggggggggggggggggggacaaatgcacgttttctaaatattgagggggacatAACCCCTGCGTCCCCCCTAAAATCGATGCCTATGGATTTAAAAATCCGCATTCTGGCACTTCACTTCTGGTGAATCAACTTTAAGTGTGGTTCAGAAATTGTTCAGTATCTCTTCTTTTGCATCTCATGATTCTTTTGAATGTCATAATAAGGAATCTTTAAATTGTTAGAATATTTCCTGAACTATTTGAAATATGATTATAagaattaaaagaaatatatacatttactcTCTATCAACTATTTTACACCTTGAAAGCCAATTCAGGATgtgatagaaaaaaaatgttactcaAGCGACTTATGTTTTATGGCCAACATGAcacagtgcagtacagaccAGTGGTATTAACTTACTGTTTGGACGGTTTCTGTCAGGGCTGTGTCTTCCACATGGACCCTCCTCTCTCTTAACATCCCCTGTTACTAAGTgagtcattatttattataacaacaataacagaaaaatgGAATACACATAGCATATaaaactgcaaatataataTCCTTCAAAATGAGCAAATTATAGGGGATACTGATATTATTTATCAGAATAGGATTAAACTTCCATAACATAAATGTACTTGGTCACCAAAAACAAGTATTTCAGAATATGCACTTACACTCAACAccatttgattattattattaatattattattatctatatTTAATTTAGGTTAATtgtgaatttaatattttctcccaaactgtctctgtctcataCTGTCTAACGTATGAgaattcataaatataaaattacagcATC
This window encodes:
- the LOC118216294 gene encoding uncharacterized protein LOC118216294 isoform X1, coding for MATISSTDPLTGDVNTEEDPSGSHSPEKDRPNTFSQHKMATISSTDPLTGDVNTEEDPSGRHSPDKDRPNMSDLRIMLLGKSGELKSKVGNIILGREAFATEPSFFSVKQQCERARGLVDGRHVTVINTPDLLHPQISQLEIDKQIELCVCLSDPGPHVLLVVLQPERFTETDSDRMSKILTTLGDQAFNYTMVLITHDGKKTDDCIDEQRDLIEKCRGRYHRFGNIDKTDHAQISTFMESVNRVVKENEGRYLICETYKEAESGTHSTPVTGSEQDMERASSKREDQKTQEEKMDISHIPQRRRRSTDEPPTMSELRIVLLGRSGELKSKVGKSILGGEVLPVKDQCEKAQGLVNGKRVALINTPDLLDPKLPDRKLFYQIERCVTLSAPGPHALLLLLESSTFTKGDKQRLKRILGFFSDESFKYSVALVTEKSKSFFNIKDSIYSTISKSPVHKVVEKCSQKCHTLNNTEEINYTQDTKLMEKIEQMVEKNEGGFLRCEMFKEPESAALGAIEGSLMGTEQKMERKQNPQARPREQQQMGKGEQVAVADRLNLVLFGRSGAGKTSAGNAILGQRESSVDSSSSSVCERREGEVCGCLVTVVEMPALCESQLTASTVSRLCASLCGPGVHAFLLVSAAAPLTDEDKAEITRIREIFGSRVTEYMMVLFTHESPTAELVLDFLQQNKYTRELLEICSNRFCVFNDQDIVNNPIVPKLLKAIEEMNRATESCFSLDMYWEAQLEKQVQELEEKDRKIRELEDNIKAKSLVSELRIVLLGRSGELKSKVGNIILGTEVFETEPCLIKQQCVRAGGLLDGTHVSVIHTPDLLHPQISQLEIDKQIESCVCLSDPGPHVLLLVLQPEGFTQKDRDRMRKILTTLGDQAFNYTMVLITHESKKADDCIDEQRDPIELFIKECCGRYHRFNNIDKMDHAQITTFMERIKTVVMENDGRYLICETYKEAESGTTSTPVTGSEQDMERANSKREDEKTQEEKLDISLSELRIVLLGRPGEVKSKVGNIILDRKVLSVKDQCERAQGLVNGRPVALINTPDLLDPELPDRKLFYQIERCVTLSAPGPHAFLLVLENGRFDNKRLKRILCSFSDEAFTYSVVLLIQGSKRSRSIGNPVDKVIGKCSGRCHAVNTNETNCTQVTELMKKIEKMVEENGGGFLSCEIFKEPESAALGAIEGSLMGTEQKMERKQKPQARTREQQRMEVAVADRLNLMLFGSSVAGKTSAGNAILRQRGSSVDPSPSSVCERREGEVCGRLVTVVEMPTLCESQLSASTVSRLFTSLCGPGVHAFLLVIPAVPLTNEDKAEITGFQEIFGSRVTDYMMVLFTHEYPDAQPVRDFLQQNKDTQELLEMCGNRFCVFNDQDIVNDPIVPELLNAIEEINRATESCFSMDMYWEAQLEKKDRKIRELEETIKHKSLGAECKDQNSDCVRIVLVGKTGSGKSATGNTILQREEFLSEPSSTSVTTRCKKEVGEVAGRRVAVVDTPGLFDTEVTNEEVQQEMAKCISFLAPGPHVFLIVLQIGRFTKEEMETLQLIKSTFGKNAEMFTIVIFTRGDDLNESIDSYIQRSNITLQNQIQDCGNRFHVFNNKDKSNCTQVPELLGKIDMMVRKNGGGCYTNAMFQEAEMTIKKECERILREKEEEMQREKDVLMSKHEGEIKEMQSRMEEQRLQEENERKRWEKELKDKEEHLKKECKEWKKREPKEKERRDEEEKKKKEKQELEWKGKMAKIEKEKSRMKKELKHREDEEKNRVKREEKQRQEMIEKQSRERKEFEDKQAEEKKKRDREEQERKNREWRERREWKQKMKDTEKEKKEIQEDMKKRAEEWEQERKMEQIKKEEEEKRRRQKEEQERKEWDEKQKIMRDEFEKERKKERQRREKERRDKEELMERNLEEQKRQLKKQEEEWDKERKQDRERRDQEDEQRREEEREMLARLQKEFEREREVECRKRKMEDVARREREESERKEMEEYHEKIFKKMKGKYEADARKQAEQFNSFKQQLSESNTKFEMRLIIQKDLLGKEIKKLRELLEKLTEPKDDHQPQRANQPKEPETQVNSLEDHIGQLEKQFKEVTKQLNELKKKSRNCVIL
- the LOC118216294 gene encoding uncharacterized protein LOC118216294 isoform X2, translated to MSELRIVLLGRSGELKSKVGKSILGGEVLPVKDQCEKAQGLVNGKRVALINTPDLLDPKLPDRKLFYQIERCVTLSAPGPHALLLLLESSTFTKGDKQRLKRILGFFSDESFKYSVALVTEKSKSFFNIKDSIYSTISKSPVHKVVEKCSQKCHTLNNTEEINYTQDTKLMEKIEQMVEKNEGGFLRCEMFKEPESAALGAIEGSLMGTEQKMERKQNPQARPREQQQMGKGEQVAVADRLNLVLFGRSGAGKTSAGNAILGQRESSVDSSSSSVCERREGEVCGCLVTVVEMPALCESQLTASTVSRLCASLCGPGVHAFLLVSAAAPLTDEDKAEITRIREIFGSRVTEYMMVLFTHESPTAELVLDFLQQNKYTRELLEICSNRFCVFNDQDIVNNPIVPKLLKAIEEMNRATESCFSLDMYWEAQLEKQVQELEEKDRKIRELEDNIKAKSLVSELRIVLLGRSGELKSKVGNIILGTEVFETEPCLIKQQCVRAGGLLDGTHVSVIHTPDLLHPQISQLEIDKQIESCVCLSDPGPHVLLLVLQPEGFTQKDRDRMRKILTTLGDQAFNYTMVLITHESKKADDCIDEQRDPIELFIKECCGRYHRFNNIDKMDHAQITTFMERIKTVVMENDGRYLICETYKEAESGTTSTPVTGSEQDMERANSKREDEKTQEEKLDISLSELRIVLLGRPGEVKSKVGNIILDRKVLSVKDQCERAQGLVNGRPVALINTPDLLDPELPDRKLFYQIERCVTLSAPGPHAFLLVLENGRFDNKRLKRILCSFSDEAFTYSVVLLIQGSKRSRSIGNPVDKVIGKCSGRCHAVNTNETNCTQVTELMKKIEKMVEENGGGFLSCEIFKEPESAALGAIEGSLMGTEQKMERKQKPQARTREQQRMEVAVADRLNLMLFGSSVAGKTSAGNAILRQRGSSVDPSPSSVCERREGEVCGRLVTVVEMPTLCESQLSASTVSRLFTSLCGPGVHAFLLVIPAVPLTNEDKAEITGFQEIFGSRVTDYMMVLFTHEYPDAQPVRDFLQQNKDTQELLEMCGNRFCVFNDQDIVNDPIVPELLNAIEEINRATESCFSMDMYWEAQLEKKDRKIRELEETIKHKSLGAECKDQNSDCVRIVLVGKTGSGKSATGNTILQREEFLSEPSSTSVTTRCKKEVGEVAGRRVAVVDTPGLFDTEVTNEEVQQEMAKCISFLAPGPHVFLIVLQIGRFTKEEMETLQLIKSTFGKNAEMFTIVIFTRGDDLNESIDSYIQRSNITLQNQIQDCGNRFHVFNNKDKSNCTQVPELLGKIDMMVRKNGGGCYTNAMFQEAEMTIKKECERILREKEEEMQREKDVLMSKHEGEIKEMQSRMEEQRLQEENERKRWEKELKDKEEHLKKECKEWKKREPKEKERRDEEEKKKKEKQELEWKGKMAKIEKEKSRMKKELKHREDEEKNRVKREEKQRQEMIEKQSRERKEFEDKQAEEKKKRDREEQERKNREWRERREWKQKMKDTEKEKKEIQEDMKKRAEEWEQERKMEQIKKEEEEKRRRQKEEQERKEWDEKQKIMRDEFEKERKKERQRREKERRDKEELMERNLEEQKRQLKKQEEEWDKERKQDRERRDQEDEQRREEEREMLARLQKEFEREREVECRKRKMEDVARREREESERKEMEEYHEKIFKKMKGKYEADARKQAEQFNSFKQQLSESNTKFEMRLIIQKDLLGKEIKKLRELLEKLTEPKDDHQPQRANQPKEPETQVNSLEDHIGQLEKQFKEVTKQLNELKKKSRNCVIL